Within the Chloroflexota bacterium genome, the region TTCCCCGAGTCACATCGCTTGTCCTTCGGTATACCTCATACAATCTGCTCGGTTTATGCTAACACAGCCGTTAATGAGTCCGATCTGTTAATCGCTATTGGCATGCGATTCGACGACCGCGCCACGGGTAAGACGTCCCATTTTGCTCCGAAGGCGCGCGTAATTCATATTGACATCGATCCGGCCGAGATCGGTAAAAACGTGCGGGTAGATGTGCCCATCGTCGGTGATGTCAAGAACGTTCTCATGTCCCTGAACAAGGAGATCGCTCTGGCTAAGCATACGGAATGGGTAGAGCAGATTAACCGCTGGAGGGAACAGTTTCCCCTGACTATCGATACTGAGACGGATGTCTTGCTACCTCAGTACGTAGTCCAGCAGATCTATGGGGTTACTGAGGGTAAGGCCACCATCGTTACCGACGTGGGACAGAACCAGATGTGGGCGGCGCAGTACTATTGCTACGACCGCCCAACAGTTTCATCTCCTCTTGGAGGGCTGGGCACCATGGGGTTCAGCTTGCCGGCGGCGATGGGTGCCAAGGTTGGACGCCCGGATGAGCTGATCTGGGCCATCGCCGGCGATGGGGGCTTTCAGATGAATATTCAGGAGCTGGCCACAGTGGTACAGGATAAGATCCCGGTGAAGGTGGCCATTCTGAACAATGGCTACCTGGGCATGATCCGCCAATGGCAACAGCTATTCTTTGAGCGACGCTATCTGGGCTCTCCTTTGAGTGGTCCAGACTTCGCCAGAGTGGCTGAAGCTTATGGGGCAGCTGGCTTTCGCGTTACTACCAAAGAGGAGGTCAGACCGACGCTTATAAAAGCGATGGAATACGACGGCCCGGCGATAGTCGATTTTTGGGTGGCCCGGGAGGAGAATGTCTATCCGATGATTCCTCCTGGAGCAGCGGCTATAGAAATGATCCATGGCCCACAGAAGTGAGCCGTTTTAAGGAGGGGGAGATGAAACACACGGTTGTTGCCCTAATGGAGGATCGTCCTGGTGTTCTTAACCGGGCCGTTAGCCTCTTTCGCCGACGTGGTTTCAACATCGAGAGTCTAACCGTTGGCCACACCGAGGTGCCTCGTGTCTCCCGCATGACCGTAGTAGTGGAGGGCACAGCGAACATCGTCGAGCAGGTAGCGAAGCAGCTGTACAAGATCGTCGATGTCATTAAGGTCAGTGATGTTACCCAGGATCCAACCGTCGTTCGCGAGTTGGCCTTGATTAAGGTGAGCACCACCACTGCCACCCGAGCTGAGGTCATGCAGATAGTTGATATTTACCGCGCTAAAATCGTCGATGTTGCTCCGGATTCGCTGATCGTTGAGGTGACCGGGCCGGAGGAGAAGGTGGATTCACTGGTCAGCCTGTTGAGGCGCTATGGCATCAAGGAGATGGTTCGCACTGGGCGAGTAGCGATGGTGCGAGGTGCCGCCAAGGCTGCAACTACGATCGAGGCGAAAGAATGATCAATATATGGATGGGGGGGAGTCCTTGGGCTCTGCCTCGAAGAGTCTTCGACCTATCCTTTAATCCCTCCTTCTCCCGCCGGATGGGGTGTGCAGAGGGGCAAAGCCCCTCTGCTGGGGTTTGGGGTACTCCCGATCTTCTATCCCCCCTTCTCCCACGAAGTGGGAGAAGGGGGTAGGGGGATGAGGGTTCAAAATATTCTAATATTTATTAAGGAGGAAAAACCATGGCCAAGATCTATTACGATGCCGATGCCAACCTGAACCTGCTGAAGGGCAAGAAGATAGCCATCATCGGTTATGGAAGCCAGGGGCATGCCCACGCCCTCAACTTGAGGGATAGTGGCTGTGACGTTGTCGTAGGCTTGTACCAGGGTAGTAAGTCCTGGGCAGCAGTGAAGGAGGCAGGTTTGGCTGTGCAGACAGTCGCCGAGGCGGCTAAAGCGGCCGAGATCATAATGATGCTCGTGCCTGATCAGTCCCAGAGGGAGGTTTATTACCAGTCAGTGGAGCCAGGGTTGACCGAAGGGAAGATGCTTATGTTCGCCCACGGTT harbors:
- the ilvB gene encoding biosynthetic-type acetolactate synthase large subunit, yielding MAVSKPVAVGPIEAPEGKKLSGAQILCECLLKEGVEVIFGIPGGATLPLYHALYEYPIRHILVRHEQGAAHAADGYARATGRPGVCFATSGPGATNLTSGIANACLDSSPVVAITGQVATPLIGKDAFQEVDITGITQPITKHNYLVTRVEDLAPVVKEAFYLATTGRPGPVLIDIPRDVQTAKTNFGYPKGIRLPGYKPTLLGHQRQIRQAAALIGEAERPVILAGHGVIISGAFADLRELAEKGDIPVITTLLGISSFPESHRLSFGIPHTICSVYANTAVNESDLLIAIGMRFDDRATGKTSHFAPKARVIHIDIDPAEIGKNVRVDVPIVGDVKNVLMSLNKEIALAKHTEWVEQINRWREQFPLTIDTETDVLLPQYVVQQIYGVTEGKATIVTDVGQNQMWAAQYYCYDRPTVSSPLGGLGTMGFSLPAAMGAKVGRPDELIWAIAGDGGFQMNIQELATVVQDKIPVKVAILNNGYLGMIRQWQQLFFERRYLGSPLSGPDFARVAEAYGAAGFRVTTKEEVRPTLIKAMEYDGPAIVDFWVAREENVYPMIPPGAAAIEMIHGPQK
- the ilvN gene encoding acetolactate synthase small subunit, with product MKHTVVALMEDRPGVLNRAVSLFRRRGFNIESLTVGHTEVPRVSRMTVVVEGTANIVEQVAKQLYKIVDVIKVSDVTQDPTVVRELALIKVSTTTATRAEVMQIVDIYRAKIVDVAPDSLIVEVTGPEEKVDSLVSLLRRYGIKEMVRTGRVAMVRGAAKAATTIEAKE